In one Rhodococcus sp. B50 genomic region, the following are encoded:
- a CDS encoding AraC family transcriptional regulator — protein MLRPTIPSDFVSRAVRVGAEEGIDLQPALDAARISRAVLTHPHARLTPAQVSRFTQVVWQITDDELFGIAAAPVPRGTFRVMCLTLIHRPDLDHALRRMIEVNHVIRSLPQLSLTPGGSTTFLEVELPEVVDDKTRVVVDFLLMLLHRFAAWLVGGRVPLESVFLPYTEPDPVLARSYDAIFGVPVTFGAGRAALEIDNAALKSPLVQTEESLEEYLRDSPNLILSERDYESTVSAQVRRIFESGIEGRTATAEDIAGRLAVSPPHLRRLLRQEGTSLGQLREEVLRDLAIAGLRRGEAVDDLSSRLGFSEPSAFRRAFKRWTGNTPRAYREHR, from the coding sequence ATGTTGCGACCGACCATTCCGTCCGACTTCGTCTCGCGAGCGGTACGGGTGGGAGCCGAGGAAGGTATCGATCTGCAGCCCGCCCTCGATGCGGCGCGCATCAGCCGCGCCGTGCTCACCCATCCCCATGCGCGCCTCACACCGGCGCAGGTCAGTCGCTTCACCCAGGTGGTCTGGCAGATCACCGACGACGAACTCTTCGGCATCGCAGCGGCACCCGTGCCTCGCGGCACCTTCCGGGTGATGTGCCTGACCCTGATCCACCGGCCCGATCTCGACCACGCCCTGCGGCGGATGATCGAGGTCAACCACGTCATCCGTTCCCTGCCGCAGCTGAGCCTCACTCCGGGTGGGTCCACCACCTTCCTGGAGGTGGAACTGCCGGAGGTCGTGGACGACAAGACCCGTGTGGTGGTCGATTTCCTTCTCATGCTGTTGCACCGTTTCGCGGCGTGGCTGGTGGGAGGCCGCGTCCCACTCGAATCGGTGTTCCTGCCGTACACCGAACCCGATCCCGTCCTGGCCCGCAGTTACGATGCGATCTTCGGCGTGCCGGTGACCTTCGGCGCAGGACGCGCCGCGCTCGAGATCGACAACGCCGCACTGAAATCCCCACTCGTGCAGACAGAGGAATCACTCGAGGAGTACCTGCGGGACTCTCCGAATCTCATTCTGTCCGAACGTGATTACGAATCGACGGTCTCGGCCCAGGTGCGGCGGATCTTCGAATCGGGCATCGAGGGACGGACGGCGACCGCCGAGGACATCGCCGGCAGGCTCGCGGTGAGCCCTCCTCATCTGCGACGCCTGCTCCGCCAGGAGGGCACGTCGCTGGGACAGTTGCGCGAGGAGGTTCTCCGTGACCTCGCGATCGCCGGTCTGAGACGCGGCGAGGCGGTCGACGACCTGTCGTCCCGGCTCGGCTTCTCCGAGCCGAGCGCCTTTCGCCGGGCATTCAAGAGATGGACGGGAAACACTCCTCGCGCATACCGCGAACACCGCTGA
- the thpD gene encoding ectoine hydroxylase yields MRTIVRDDYPTRGRTACESVERKDPVVWGSAADGPLDAEAVAEYDRRGFHTAEGLLAAHDVGNLLEETSRLGRELGDDDRVVREQGSGDVRSVFDVHRLSDLVDSIVRRPEIAGIARQLLGSDVYVHQSRLNVKPGFRGGPFYWHSDFETWHAEDGMPKPRALSISIALTENYGYNGGLMIMPGSHKTYVSCAGETPDDYYRESLVTHVPPTGSPDEDTLTRLAAEHGIATFTGPAGSATVFDSNCMHGSNGNITPFPRSNLFVVFNSVENTLVEPFAASRPRPPYLGSRDFTPLR; encoded by the coding sequence ATGCGCACGATAGTTCGCGACGACTATCCGACCCGCGGTCGCACCGCCTGCGAGTCCGTCGAGAGGAAGGATCCCGTCGTCTGGGGGTCGGCAGCGGACGGTCCGCTCGACGCGGAGGCCGTGGCCGAATACGACCGTCGCGGATTCCACACCGCCGAAGGACTTCTCGCCGCCCACGACGTCGGGAACCTTCTGGAGGAGACCTCACGACTCGGCCGGGAACTCGGTGACGACGACCGCGTGGTCCGCGAACAGGGCAGCGGCGACGTCCGCTCGGTTTTCGACGTGCACCGGCTCAGCGATCTCGTGGACTCGATCGTCCGCAGGCCTGAAATCGCCGGAATCGCACGGCAACTGCTGGGATCCGACGTGTACGTCCATCAGTCGCGGCTCAACGTCAAGCCCGGCTTCCGCGGTGGACCGTTCTACTGGCATTCGGACTTCGAGACGTGGCACGCAGAGGACGGCATGCCCAAGCCGCGTGCCCTAAGCATCTCGATCGCCCTCACCGAGAATTACGGCTACAACGGCGGTCTGATGATCATGCCGGGTTCGCACAAGACGTACGTCTCGTGTGCCGGTGAGACGCCCGACGACTACTACCGGGAGTCGCTGGTCACCCACGTTCCGCCGACGGGTTCGCCCGACGAGGACACCCTCACCCGCTTGGCGGCCGAGCACGGTATCGCGACCTTCACCGGCCCGGCGGGGTCGGCGACGGTCTTCGATTCGAACTGCATGCACGGTTCCAACGGGAACATCACACCGTTCCCGCGCTCGAATCTGTTCGTCGTGTTCAACAGCGTCGAGAACACGCTCGTCGAGCCGTTCGCCGCATCGAGGCCGCGTCCGCCCTATCTCGGCAGCCGCGACTTCACGCCGCTCAGGTGA
- a CDS encoding glycosyltransferase family 2 protein, with product MATNMLSIVVPAHNEERYIARCLAALLEQKSEIHEILVVDNNSTDRTAQIVEAIAAGEPLVRRIAEERPGVAFARNAGFDAATGDLIGRIDADTRVRSGWAHTVRAFFARDDTAKVGAISGLSNSYDSPYSKLKKWYVDKRTAQGTFGGERRIDNLHGANMALRRSAWERVRDVVSTDPRIHEDLDLALCLREADIEIAQLTDLYADLSPRRAYTPPREYAAYIQSGIDTFELHGRLTPEILRLIRLQSRLHVLVYAAYRPYDPDLGRFTLRRAIFGSGGRAMPIDTKGRTASP from the coding sequence ATGGCTACGAACATGTTGTCGATCGTCGTGCCTGCCCACAACGAGGAGCGCTACATCGCGCGGTGCCTCGCGGCGCTGCTCGAGCAGAAGTCGGAGATCCACGAAATCCTGGTGGTGGACAACAATTCGACCGATCGAACCGCACAGATCGTCGAGGCCATTGCAGCCGGCGAGCCGCTCGTGCGGCGGATAGCCGAGGAACGGCCCGGCGTCGCGTTCGCCCGCAATGCCGGATTCGACGCGGCGACAGGTGATCTCATCGGGAGGATCGACGCGGACACGCGGGTCCGCTCCGGGTGGGCGCATACGGTCCGCGCCTTCTTCGCCCGCGACGACACCGCGAAGGTGGGAGCGATCAGCGGGCTCAGCAACTCGTACGATTCCCCTTACAGCAAGCTCAAGAAGTGGTACGTCGACAAGCGGACGGCCCAGGGGACGTTCGGCGGGGAACGACGGATCGACAATCTGCACGGCGCAAACATGGCGCTGCGACGCTCGGCGTGGGAGCGTGTCCGGGACGTCGTCAGTACGGACCCGAGGATCCACGAGGATCTGGATCTGGCACTGTGTCTGCGCGAGGCAGACATCGAGATCGCCCAGCTGACCGATCTGTACGCCGACCTGTCGCCGCGCCGGGCCTACACCCCGCCTCGTGAGTACGCGGCCTACATCCAGTCGGGAATCGACACCTTCGAACTGCACGGCCGCCTGACGCCGGAGATCCTCAGGCTCATCCGTCTACAGTCACGTCTCCACGTCCTCGTGTATGCGGCATACCGGCCCTACGACCCCGACCTGGGCAGATTCACCCTCCGGCGAGCGATCTTCGGCTCCGGCGGACGTGCGATGCCGATCGATACGAAGGGCCGCACGGCGTCCCCCTGA
- a CDS encoding 3-deoxy-7-phosphoheptulonate synthase — MSPTTGTATTGISTSNLDEQRTVKVSPLVAPSEIRAEYAPDAVVAATVRSGRAGTVDILNGTDDRLVVVVGPCSVHDPAAAMDYARRLAAKAEELRDDLHVVMRVYFEKPRTTLGWKGLLNDPHLDGTFDINTGLRIGRKLLLDVSGLGLPVGCEFLDPILPQYYADLVTYGAIGARTAASQVHRQLCSALSMPVGIKNSTEGDVQVAVDGTRAAAASHVFPGTDLDGQAALIETVGNPDCHVILRGGSAGPNYDAETVADTMARLRKAGLPERVVIDASHGNSRKDHNKQVDVVTDVAERIEAGEKGIVGLMLESFIEAGRQDLTLGEAGKLDYGKSITDACIDWGTTAAQLDRLAQAVRARRS; from the coding sequence ATGAGCCCCACCACCGGAACCGCGACCACCGGAATCTCGACGTCGAATCTCGACGAACAGCGCACCGTCAAGGTCAGCCCTCTCGTCGCGCCGTCCGAGATCCGTGCCGAGTACGCACCCGACGCCGTCGTCGCAGCAACCGTCCGCTCGGGCCGCGCCGGCACCGTCGACATCCTGAACGGCACCGACGACCGTCTCGTCGTCGTGGTCGGCCCCTGCTCTGTGCACGACCCCGCCGCCGCGATGGACTACGCGCGTCGTCTGGCCGCCAAGGCCGAGGAGCTGCGCGACGACCTGCACGTCGTGATGCGGGTGTACTTCGAGAAGCCGCGCACCACGCTCGGGTGGAAGGGCCTGCTCAACGACCCGCACCTCGACGGCACCTTCGATATCAACACCGGCCTGCGCATCGGCCGCAAGCTGCTGCTCGACGTCTCCGGCCTCGGGCTGCCCGTGGGGTGCGAGTTCCTCGACCCGATCCTCCCGCAGTACTACGCCGACCTGGTCACCTACGGCGCCATCGGTGCCCGCACCGCCGCGAGCCAGGTCCACCGCCAGCTGTGCAGCGCGCTGTCCATGCCCGTCGGTATCAAGAATTCCACCGAAGGCGACGTGCAGGTCGCGGTCGACGGCACCCGTGCCGCAGCGGCCAGCCACGTCTTCCCCGGCACCGATCTCGACGGCCAGGCCGCGTTGATCGAGACCGTCGGCAACCCCGACTGCCACGTCATCCTGCGCGGCGGCAGCGCGGGCCCGAACTACGACGCCGAGACCGTCGCCGACACCATGGCTCGGCTGCGCAAGGCCGGACTGCCCGAGCGTGTCGTCATCGACGCCAGCCACGGCAACAGCCGCAAGGACCACAACAAGCAGGTCGACGTCGTCACCGATGTCGCCGAGCGGATCGAGGCCGGCGAGAAGGGTATCGTCGGCCTGATGCTCGAGAGCTTCATCGAGGCGGGTCGCCAGGACCTGACCCTCGGGGAGGCCGGCAAGCTCGACTACGGCAAGTCGATCACCGACGCGTGCATCGACTGGGGCACCACCGCGGCGCAGCTCGACCGCCTCGCGCAGGCGGTGCGCGCCCGCCGCAGCTGA
- a CDS encoding acetate uptake transporter, which yields MSYTEDDPNEIAVPVHRGAHIADPGPLGLAAFALTTFILSSANAGFVSAEAEAAVFGVALFYGGLTQLAAGMWEFLKGNVFGATAFGSYGAFWLSFWYLVTYTAEEMGSERHVGVGIFLLAWTIFTVYMWFASTRISTALFATFSVLLLAFVFLTLGALLEQTGLTRVGGYFGLAAAAGAWYTSAAGVLSTTFGRVVLPTGPR from the coding sequence ATGTCGTACACCGAGGACGACCCCAACGAAATCGCGGTCCCCGTTCACCGGGGGGCTCACATCGCCGACCCCGGACCTCTGGGTCTGGCAGCCTTCGCCCTCACCACGTTCATCCTGTCCAGTGCCAACGCCGGATTCGTCTCGGCGGAGGCGGAAGCCGCCGTCTTCGGCGTGGCGTTGTTCTACGGCGGTCTCACCCAGCTCGCCGCCGGAATGTGGGAATTCTTGAAAGGGAACGTCTTCGGGGCGACGGCCTTCGGTTCGTACGGCGCGTTCTGGCTGAGCTTCTGGTATCTCGTCACCTATACCGCCGAGGAGATGGGCTCCGAGAGACACGTCGGGGTGGGCATCTTCCTGTTGGCCTGGACCATCTTCACCGTCTACATGTGGTTCGCCAGTACCCGGATCAGCACGGCTCTGTTCGCCACCTTCTCGGTGCTCCTCCTCGCATTCGTCTTCCTCACCCTCGGAGCGCTCCTGGAGCAGACCGGCCTGACGAGGGTCGGTGGCTATTTCGGACTCGCCGCTGCCGCAGGAGCCTGGTACACCTCCGCTGCCGGGGTCCTCAGCACGACCTTCGGGCGCGTCGTCCTCCCGACGGGCCCACGCTGA
- a CDS encoding SRPBCC family protein, with product MSKPVVRSRHVARVVRCSPRRVYEFAADPDNLPKWAAGLARSEVRRVGDALVADSPMGEVTVRFVGTNDYGVLDHEVALPSGTKVHNPMRVLPHPDGAEIVFTVRQIELTDDEFDRDTGMVEEDLARLAALLES from the coding sequence ATGAGCAAGCCCGTCGTCCGCAGTCGACATGTCGCTCGTGTCGTCCGGTGCTCACCCCGCCGGGTCTACGAGTTCGCCGCAGATCCCGACAACCTGCCGAAGTGGGCCGCCGGTCTGGCCCGGAGCGAGGTGCGGCGCGTCGGCGACGCACTCGTCGCGGATTCCCCCATGGGCGAGGTCACCGTGCGGTTCGTCGGCACCAACGACTACGGGGTACTCGACCACGAGGTGGCCCTGCCGTCGGGGACGAAGGTGCACAACCCCATGCGGGTGCTCCCCCATCCGGACGGCGCCGAGATCGTATTCACCGTCCGCCAGATCGAACTGACCGACGACGAGTTCGACCGCGACACGGGCATGGTGGAGGAAGACCTCGCGCGACTCGCGGCGCTCCTCGAGTCGTAG
- a CDS encoding PPOX class F420-dependent oxidoreductase — protein MARKIATNTTVGIQELLDFVRPRHRMILMTQREDGTPQASPVTGGVDDSGRIVIATYPQRAKTRNARVRPEVGVVVLSDDWNDAWVQVDGTAEVVDAQNDVEPFVEYFRNIAGEHSDWDEYRQAMRDQGKSLIRITPTRWGPVATGGFPPELA, from the coding sequence ATGGCCCGCAAGATCGCAACGAACACCACGGTCGGCATCCAGGAGCTGCTGGACTTCGTCCGGCCCCGGCACCGGATGATCCTGATGACGCAGCGCGAGGACGGCACACCGCAGGCCTCCCCCGTCACCGGTGGCGTCGACGACAGCGGGCGCATCGTGATCGCGACGTACCCGCAGCGCGCCAAGACCCGCAACGCCCGTGTCCGTCCCGAGGTCGGCGTCGTCGTGCTGTCGGACGACTGGAACGACGCGTGGGTGCAGGTCGACGGAACGGCGGAGGTGGTCGACGCCCAGAACGACGTCGAACCGTTCGTCGAGTACTTCCGCAACATCGCCGGTGAGCATTCGGACTGGGACGAGTACCGGCAGGCGATGCGCGATCAGGGCAAGTCACTGATCCGGATCACCCCGACCCGCTGGGGTCCGGTGGCCACGGGAGGGTTCCCACCCGAACTGGCATAG
- a CDS encoding acyl-CoA dehydrogenase family protein encodes MTANRPEGRVAELCTRMRSFIDDEVIPLEPVLSRHDDKAAEALTDLKARAKELGLWALGHPEEMGGGGVPFLDFVYLNEIIGRSEYGQLAVGSVSMQDALMIQRHGTAEQRERWIPGLVSGDILPSVGMTEPEVAGSDPVLVQTTARLENGEWVIDGHKWFTTGAAQAGYCTVFARTEPESTPLHRSISAIIVPIDTPGLEIVRSIPTMGHEPSDHYEVRYTGVRVPEENVLGERGNGFVVAQDRLGPGRIFHCMRWLGQAQRAFELMCARANTRFAHGSLLAEKGEIQRYIAESAADIQAARLMTLDAARVMDAGGDARVQIGLVKFRGAQMLHDVVDRAIQVHGALGLTADTPLEGMYRRARYARIYDGPDEVHRMSTARRMLRDPERVPWR; translated from the coding sequence ATGACTGCGAACCGGCCCGAAGGGCGGGTGGCCGAGCTGTGCACCCGCATGCGTTCGTTCATCGACGACGAGGTGATTCCTCTCGAACCGGTCCTGAGCCGACACGACGACAAGGCCGCCGAGGCTCTCACCGACCTGAAGGCGAGGGCGAAGGAACTGGGTCTGTGGGCTCTGGGGCATCCCGAGGAGATGGGCGGTGGCGGGGTTCCCTTCCTCGACTTCGTCTACCTCAACGAGATCATCGGCCGCTCCGAGTACGGGCAGCTCGCGGTCGGGTCGGTGTCCATGCAGGACGCACTGATGATCCAGCGGCACGGCACCGCCGAACAACGCGAGCGCTGGATCCCGGGTCTCGTCTCCGGCGACATCCTGCCCTCCGTCGGCATGACCGAGCCCGAAGTGGCGGGATCCGACCCGGTGCTCGTGCAGACCACCGCGCGGCTCGAGAACGGTGAATGGGTGATCGACGGGCACAAGTGGTTCACCACCGGTGCCGCGCAGGCCGGTTACTGCACGGTCTTCGCCCGGACCGAACCCGAGTCGACGCCACTGCACCGCAGCATCAGCGCGATCATCGTGCCCATCGACACCCCCGGGCTCGAGATCGTCCGGTCGATCCCCACGATGGGGCACGAGCCGAGCGATCACTACGAGGTGCGCTACACCGGCGTGCGCGTTCCCGAGGAGAACGTGCTCGGCGAACGCGGCAACGGTTTCGTCGTCGCACAGGACCGGCTCGGGCCGGGGCGGATCTTCCACTGCATGCGGTGGCTCGGGCAGGCGCAACGGGCCTTCGAACTGATGTGTGCCCGCGCCAACACCCGATTCGCCCACGGGTCGCTGCTCGCCGAAAAGGGCGAGATCCAGCGCTACATCGCCGAATCCGCCGCCGACATCCAGGCTGCCCGCCTGATGACCCTGGATGCAGCACGGGTCATGGACGCCGGTGGGGACGCCCGGGTCCAGATCGGGCTCGTCAAGTTCCGGGGGGCGCAGATGCTGCACGACGTCGTCGACCGCGCGATCCAAGTGCACGGGGCGCTCGGCCTCACCGCCGACACCCCACTCGAGGGGATGTACCGCCGGGCGCGTTACGCCCGCATCTACGACGGCCCCGACGAGGTGCACCGGATGTCCACGGCGCGGCGGATGCTGCGCGACCCGGAACGGGTGCCGTGGCGGTAG
- the treS gene encoding maltose alpha-D-glucosyltransferase, which yields MPDPSDRVPEYEHTEDGHLVESRAEDFAHARSLPVDPDWFKTAVFYEVLARAFNDSNNDGTGDLRGLTEKLDYIAWLGADCIWLPPFYDSPLRDGGYDIRDFRAVLPEFGTVEDFVLFLDEAHKRGIRVITDLVMNHTSDTHAWFQESRSDPDGPYGDFYVWSDVDDRYQEARIIFVDTETSNWTWDPVRKQYYWHRFFSHQPDLNYDNPEVQDAMLDVLRFWLDLGIDGFRLDAVPYLFEREGTNCENLPETHAFLKKCRSVIDAEYPGRVMLAEANQWPTDVVEYFGEPEIGDECHMAFHFPLMPRIFMAVRRQNRFPISEILAQTPPIPKTAQWGIFLRNHDELTLEMVTDEERDYMYAEYVTDPRMRANIGIRRRLAPLLENDRNQLELFTALLLSLPGSPVLYYGDEIGMGDNIWLGDRDAVRTPMQWTPDRNAGFSRADPARLYLPVIMDPTYGYQAVNVESQMNSTNSLLHWTRRMIQVRKQHPAFGKASFTELGSANPAILSYLREMSPGPERNYSDVILCVNNLSRYPQAVVLDLSRFAGWIPVELTGSVPFPPITEEGYMITLPGHGFFWFALQPDPSKEGPGEHPVSSEAEAAVQP from the coding sequence ATGCCGGATCCGTCCGACCGAGTGCCCGAATACGAACACACCGAAGACGGTCATCTCGTCGAGAGCCGAGCCGAGGACTTCGCCCACGCGCGCAGCCTGCCCGTCGACCCGGACTGGTTCAAGACCGCGGTCTTCTACGAGGTCCTCGCCCGCGCTTTCAACGATTCGAACAACGACGGCACCGGCGACCTGCGGGGCCTGACCGAGAAGCTCGACTACATCGCGTGGCTCGGTGCCGACTGCATATGGCTGCCACCCTTCTACGACTCACCGCTCCGGGACGGTGGTTACGACATCCGCGACTTCCGTGCTGTGCTACCGGAATTCGGTACGGTCGAAGATTTCGTGCTCTTCCTCGACGAGGCGCACAAGCGCGGCATCCGCGTCATCACCGACCTCGTCATGAACCACACCTCCGACACGCACGCGTGGTTCCAGGAATCGCGGAGCGACCCCGACGGCCCGTACGGCGACTTCTACGTGTGGTCGGACGTCGACGACCGGTACCAGGAAGCCCGCATCATCTTCGTCGACACCGAGACGTCCAATTGGACGTGGGATCCGGTGCGCAAGCAGTACTACTGGCACCGGTTCTTCTCGCATCAACCCGACCTGAACTACGACAACCCCGAGGTGCAGGACGCGATGCTCGACGTCCTGCGCTTCTGGCTCGATCTCGGCATCGACGGGTTCCGGCTCGACGCGGTCCCCTATCTGTTCGAGCGCGAGGGGACCAACTGCGAGAACCTGCCCGAGACGCACGCCTTCCTCAAGAAGTGCCGCTCGGTGATCGACGCCGAATATCCCGGCCGGGTGATGCTCGCCGAGGCGAACCAGTGGCCCACCGACGTCGTCGAGTATTTCGGCGAACCCGAGATCGGCGACGAATGCCACATGGCCTTCCACTTTCCGCTGATGCCGCGCATCTTCATGGCGGTGCGGCGGCAGAATCGTTTCCCGATCTCCGAGATCCTCGCCCAGACCCCGCCGATCCCGAAGACCGCCCAGTGGGGCATCTTCCTCCGCAACCACGACGAGCTGACCCTCGAGATGGTGACGGACGAGGAGCGCGACTACATGTACGCGGAGTACGTCACCGACCCACGGATGCGCGCCAACATCGGCATCCGCCGTCGCCTCGCGCCGTTGCTCGAGAACGACCGCAACCAGCTCGAGCTGTTCACCGCTCTGCTGCTGAGCCTGCCCGGCTCCCCCGTCCTGTACTACGGCGACGAGATCGGCATGGGCGACAACATCTGGCTCGGCGACCGCGACGCGGTGCGGACCCCGATGCAGTGGACCCCCGACCGCAACGCGGGTTTCTCCCGGGCGGACCCGGCCCGGCTGTATCTGCCGGTCATCATGGATCCCACCTACGGATACCAGGCGGTGAACGTCGAATCGCAGATGAATTCGACGAACTCGCTGTTGCACTGGACGCGGCGGATGATCCAGGTCCGCAAGCAGCATCCGGCCTTCGGCAAGGCCTCGTTCACCGAACTCGGCAGCGCCAACCCCGCGATCCTGTCCTATCTGCGCGAGATGTCGCCCGGCCCCGAACGCAACTACAGCGACGTCATCCTGTGCGTGAACAACCTGTCACGTTATCCCCAGGCGGTCGTACTGGACCTGTCGCGCTTCGCCGGGTGGATCCCGGTGGAGCTGACCGGTTCCGTCCCGTTCCCCCCGATCACGGAGGAGGGTTACATGATCACCCTGCCCGGTCACGGATTCTTCTGGTTCGCCCTCCAGCCCGATCCGTCGAAGGAGGGACCGGGCGAGCACCCGGTGAGCAGCGAAGCGGAAGCGGCGGTGCAACCGTGA
- a CDS encoding maltokinase N-terminal cap-like domain-containing protein, with translation MTNTELYPDERLVEDLREWMPHQRWFAAKGHTITGISVVLRHPLIEEPGFGADHLLVKISFESTADQIYQVPLGFRSHLPEELQSWSVVGPDDSHDHGLHVYDGLRDQEILDRYSHNLARGTPAGPVDLHNVPGSVIEPGLRGRALSAEQSNTSVVLGEKLLLKMFRRVTLGINPDVELPLALGEDGCRSIAPIRAWIEAEVDGVRTTLAMVQDFAANSADGWSMALGSVRDLLLEGDLRADEVGTDFAGESHRIGAAVADVHAHLGSALGTEERAASELAEGMVRRLEGAAAEVPELAELTDAIRARFEEVAALGQVPVHRIHGDLHLGQVLRTPERWLLIDFEGEPAKSLEERRKPDSPFRDVAGMLRSFDYAAHHSVRESEQGAAVESQREFRAREWAERNCAAFCDGYAAASGNDPRDADVLLRGYELDKAVYEVVYEARHRPSWLHLPLEAIRRLTAA, from the coding sequence ATGACCAACACCGAGCTCTACCCGGACGAGCGGCTCGTCGAGGACCTGCGCGAGTGGATGCCGCACCAGCGATGGTTCGCGGCCAAGGGTCACACCATCACCGGGATCAGCGTCGTCCTGCGCCATCCGCTCATCGAGGAACCCGGTTTCGGGGCCGATCATCTGCTCGTGAAGATCTCGTTCGAGTCGACGGCGGATCAGATCTACCAGGTGCCGCTGGGTTTCCGTTCCCATCTCCCCGAGGAACTGCAGTCGTGGAGCGTGGTCGGTCCCGACGACTCCCACGACCACGGGCTGCACGTCTACGACGGCCTGCGCGATCAGGAGATCCTCGACCGGTACTCCCACAATCTGGCGAGGGGCACCCCCGCCGGCCCGGTGGATCTCCACAACGTGCCGGGCTCGGTCATCGAACCGGGACTGCGGGGCCGTGCGCTGAGCGCGGAACAGTCCAACACCTCCGTAGTTCTCGGAGAGAAGTTGCTGCTCAAGATGTTCCGCCGCGTGACACTCGGCATCAACCCGGACGTCGAGTTGCCGCTCGCACTGGGCGAGGACGGATGCCGGTCGATCGCACCGATCCGCGCGTGGATCGAAGCGGAGGTCGACGGGGTCCGCACCACGCTGGCGATGGTGCAGGACTTCGCGGCGAACTCGGCCGACGGCTGGTCGATGGCGCTCGGCAGCGTCCGGGACCTGCTTCTCGAAGGGGATCTGCGTGCCGACGAGGTGGGCACCGACTTCGCCGGGGAATCCCACCGCATCGGTGCGGCCGTCGCGGATGTGCACGCCCACCTCGGCTCCGCGCTCGGCACCGAGGAGCGTGCCGCCTCCGAACTGGCCGAGGGCATGGTCCGCCGGCTCGAGGGTGCGGCGGCCGAGGTCCCGGAGCTCGCCGAACTCACCGACGCGATCCGCGCACGATTCGAGGAGGTCGCGGCGCTGGGGCAGGTTCCGGTGCACCGCATCCACGGCGACCTGCACCTCGGCCAGGTGTTGCGCACCCCCGAGCGCTGGCTGCTCATCGATTTCGAGGGAGAACCGGCGAAGTCCCTCGAGGAGCGCCGCAAGCCCGACAGCCCGTTCCGGGACGTGGCGGGGATGCTGCGGTCGTTCGATTACGCCGCGCACCATTCGGTCCGCGAATCCGAACAGGGCGCGGCGGTGGAGTCGCAGCGGGAATTCCGGGCACGGGAATGGGCCGAGCGCAATTGCGCCGCCTTCTGTGACGGTTACGCGGCCGCCTCGGGAAACGATCCGCGGGACGCCGACGTCCTGCTGCGCGGGTACGAGCTCGACAAGGCGGTCTACGAGGTGGTCTACGAGGCGCGGCACCGTCCCTCGTGGTTGCACCTGCCGCTCGAGGCGATCCGTCGCCTCACCGCCGCCTGA